A genomic region of Microtus ochrogaster isolate Prairie Vole_2 chromosome 15, MicOch1.0, whole genome shotgun sequence contains the following coding sequences:
- the Tymp gene encoding thymidine phosphorylase isoform X1, whose amino-acid sequence MAAPGTPSPSTPETAGAVSGGGGREPKKLPELIRLKRDGGHLSEADIRDFVQAVMDGSAQDTQIGAMLMAIRLQGMDPEETTVLTQALADSGQQLEWPKAWHQQLVDKHSTGGVGDKVSLVLAPALAACGCKVPMISGRGLGHTGGTLDKLESIPGFNVTQSPEQVQILRLLEEVGCCIVGQSEKLVPADGILYAARDVTATVDSVPLITASILSKKVVEGLSTLVVDVKFGGAAVFPDQEQARELANTLVRAGVGLGLRVAAALTAMDSPLGRSVGHTLEVEEALLCLDGAGPPDLRDLVIRLGGAILWLSGQAETQDQGVARVAAALDDGSALGRFQLMLSAQGVEPGLARALCSGSPAQRRQLLPHARVQEELLAPADGTVENVLALPLARVLHELGAGRSRAGQPIKPGVGAELLVDVGQWLYRGTPWLRVHLDGPTLSDQQRRALQGALVLSDRAPFKAPSPFAELVLPPTVVQP is encoded by the exons ATGGCAGCTCCGGGGACACCATCTCCCTCAACCCCAGAGACAGCTGGTGCCGTctcagggggaggggggagggaaccCAAGAAGCTGCCTGAGCTGATCCGCCTCAAACGAGATGGAGGGCATCTGAGTGAGGCAGATATCAGGGATTTCGTGCAAGCAGTGATGGATGGAAGCGCACAGGACACACAAATTG GGGCTATGCTGATGGCCATTCGGCTGCAGGGCATGGACCCAGAAGAGACAACCGTGCTGACGCAGGCCCTGGCAGACTCTGGGCAGCAACTAGAGTGGCCCAAGGCCTGGCACCAGCAGCTTGTGGATAAACACTCCACGGGAGGTGTGGGggacaaggtcagcctggttctgGCACCTGCCCTGGCTGCGTGTGGCTGTAAG GTGCCAATGATCAGCGGACGTGGTCTGGGACACACAGGGGGCACACTGGATAAGCTGGAGTCTATTCCTGGGTTCAATGTCacccagagcccagagcaggTACAG ATATTGCGCTTACTGGAGGAGGTGGGCTGCTGCATTGTTGGCCAGAGTGAGAAGCTGGTCCCTGCTGATGGAATCCTGTACGCTGCACGAGATGTGACAGCTACTGTGGACAGTGTACCACTCATTACAG CCTCAATCCTCAGTAAGAAGGTCGTGGAAGGACTGTCCACTCTGGTGGTGGATGTCAAGTTTGGGGGGGCTGCAGTCTTCCCAGACCAGGAGCAGGCCCGAGAGCTGGCAAACACATTG GTTAGGGCGGGAGTGGGCCTGGGGCTGCGGGTCGCCGCAGCCCTCACCGCCATGGATAGCCCTCTGGGCCGCAGCGTGGGCCATACCCTGGAAGTGGAAGAAGCGTTGCTTTGCCTGGACGGTGCGGGGCCGCCGGACCTACGGGACCTGGTCATTAGGCTAG GGGGCGCCATCCTTTGGCTTAGCGGACAGGCGGAAACCCAAGACCAGGGCGTTGCCCGAGTGGCCGCGGCGTTGGATGACGGCTCTGCGTTGGGTCGCTTCCAGCTGATGCTTTCGGCGCAGGGCGTGGAGCCAGGCCTAGCCAGAGCACTGTGCTCCGGGAGCCCCGCGCAACGCCGCCAGCTGCTGCCCCACGCGAGAGTGCAAGAGGAGCTGCTCGCCCCTGCAGACG GCACCGTGGAGAACGTCTTGGCGTTGCCGCTGGCCCGTGTGCTGCACGAGCTCGGGGCCGGACGCAGCCGAGCGGGACAGCCGATCAAGCCGGGAGTGGGTGCCGAGCTGCTGGTCGACGTGGGTCAGTGGCTGTACCGCG GTACACCCTGGCTCCGCGTACACCTGGACGGCCCGACGCTCAGCGACCAGCAGCGCCGCGCTCTGCAGGGGGCGCTCGTGCTGTCTGACCGCGCACCCTTCAAGGCCCCTTCACCTTTCGCTGAGCTAGTCCTCCCACCGACCGTCGTTCAGCCCTAA
- the Odf3b gene encoding outer dense fiber protein 3B isoform X2, translated as MGSEVWVGTWRPHRPRGPIAALHRGPGPKYKLPPNTGYILHDPSRPRAPAFTFGSRLPLQHTTCGPGPSHLVPARMTVRGTDGTPAFSIYGRLRHTAPVLTPGPGRYFPERAGNATYPSAPRHTMASRNWGILSKQQTPGPASYTVPSLLGPRVIGKVSAPTYSIYGRSAVGSCFEDLSKTPGPCAYHVVNPGVYKTRAPQFTMLARTSPPQESTPKPGPATYSVEEHRKPRGWSFGIRHSDYLAPMIPYHVED; from the exons ATGGGCTCAGAGGTCTGGGTCGGCACTTGGCGGCCCCATCGGCCCCGCGGCCCCATCGCGGCACTCCACAGAGGCCCAGGGCCCAAATACAAGCTGCCACCGAACACCG GTTACATCCTGCACGACCCATCTCGGCCGCGCGCGCCCGCCTTCACCTTCGGCTCGCGCCTGCCCTTGCAGCACACAACCTGCGGGCCGGGACCGAGCCACCTGGTGCCCGCCCGCATGACCGTGCGCGGAACCGATGGCACCCCAGCCTTCTCCATCTATGGTCGCTTACGCCACACTGCGCCTGTCCTCACTCCGGGACCGG GTAGATACTTCCCAGAACGCGCGGGAAACGCAACGTACCCCAGTGCTCCCCGGCATACCATGGCTTCCAGAAACTGGGGCATCCTCTCGAAGCAGCAAACCCCAG GCCCTGCGTCCTACACTGTGCCTTCGCTCTTGGGTCCTCGTGTCATAGGCAAAGTCTCAGCCCCAACCTACTCCATCTATGGCCGCAGCGCTGTGGGCAGCTGCTTCGAGGACCTCAGCAAG ACCCCAGGCCCCTGTGCCTACCACGTTGTGAACCCGGGGGTCTACAAGACTCGAGCCCCGCAGTTCACGATGCTGGCACGGACTTCGCCACCCCAGGAAAGCACTCCGAAGCCAGGACCCGCAACCTACAGCGTGGAAGAG CACCGGAAGCCTCGTGGCTGGAGCTTCGGGATCAGGCACTCAGACTACCTGGCCCCCATGATACCGTACCACGTGGAAGACTGA
- the Tymp gene encoding thymidine phosphorylase isoform X2, whose protein sequence is MAAPGTPSPSTPETAGAVSGGGGREPKKLPELIRLKRDGGHLSEADIRDFVQAVMDGSAQDTQIGAMLMAIRLQGMDPEETTVLTQALADSGQQLEWPKAWHQQLVDKHSTGGVGDKVSLVLAPALAACGCKVPMISGRGLGHTGGTLDKLESIPGFNVTQSPEQILRLLEEVGCCIVGQSEKLVPADGILYAARDVTATVDSVPLITASILSKKVVEGLSTLVVDVKFGGAAVFPDQEQARELANTLVRAGVGLGLRVAAALTAMDSPLGRSVGHTLEVEEALLCLDGAGPPDLRDLVIRLGGAILWLSGQAETQDQGVARVAAALDDGSALGRFQLMLSAQGVEPGLARALCSGSPAQRRQLLPHARVQEELLAPADGTVENVLALPLARVLHELGAGRSRAGQPIKPGVGAELLVDVGQWLYRGTPWLRVHLDGPTLSDQQRRALQGALVLSDRAPFKAPSPFAELVLPPTVVQP, encoded by the exons ATGGCAGCTCCGGGGACACCATCTCCCTCAACCCCAGAGACAGCTGGTGCCGTctcagggggaggggggagggaaccCAAGAAGCTGCCTGAGCTGATCCGCCTCAAACGAGATGGAGGGCATCTGAGTGAGGCAGATATCAGGGATTTCGTGCAAGCAGTGATGGATGGAAGCGCACAGGACACACAAATTG GGGCTATGCTGATGGCCATTCGGCTGCAGGGCATGGACCCAGAAGAGACAACCGTGCTGACGCAGGCCCTGGCAGACTCTGGGCAGCAACTAGAGTGGCCCAAGGCCTGGCACCAGCAGCTTGTGGATAAACACTCCACGGGAGGTGTGGGggacaaggtcagcctggttctgGCACCTGCCCTGGCTGCGTGTGGCTGTAAG GTGCCAATGATCAGCGGACGTGGTCTGGGACACACAGGGGGCACACTGGATAAGCTGGAGTCTATTCCTGGGTTCAATGTCacccagagcccagagcag ATATTGCGCTTACTGGAGGAGGTGGGCTGCTGCATTGTTGGCCAGAGTGAGAAGCTGGTCCCTGCTGATGGAATCCTGTACGCTGCACGAGATGTGACAGCTACTGTGGACAGTGTACCACTCATTACAG CCTCAATCCTCAGTAAGAAGGTCGTGGAAGGACTGTCCACTCTGGTGGTGGATGTCAAGTTTGGGGGGGCTGCAGTCTTCCCAGACCAGGAGCAGGCCCGAGAGCTGGCAAACACATTG GTTAGGGCGGGAGTGGGCCTGGGGCTGCGGGTCGCCGCAGCCCTCACCGCCATGGATAGCCCTCTGGGCCGCAGCGTGGGCCATACCCTGGAAGTGGAAGAAGCGTTGCTTTGCCTGGACGGTGCGGGGCCGCCGGACCTACGGGACCTGGTCATTAGGCTAG GGGGCGCCATCCTTTGGCTTAGCGGACAGGCGGAAACCCAAGACCAGGGCGTTGCCCGAGTGGCCGCGGCGTTGGATGACGGCTCTGCGTTGGGTCGCTTCCAGCTGATGCTTTCGGCGCAGGGCGTGGAGCCAGGCCTAGCCAGAGCACTGTGCTCCGGGAGCCCCGCGCAACGCCGCCAGCTGCTGCCCCACGCGAGAGTGCAAGAGGAGCTGCTCGCCCCTGCAGACG GCACCGTGGAGAACGTCTTGGCGTTGCCGCTGGCCCGTGTGCTGCACGAGCTCGGGGCCGGACGCAGCCGAGCGGGACAGCCGATCAAGCCGGGAGTGGGTGCCGAGCTGCTGGTCGACGTGGGTCAGTGGCTGTACCGCG GTACACCCTGGCTCCGCGTACACCTGGACGGCCCGACGCTCAGCGACCAGCAGCGCCGCGCTCTGCAGGGGGCGCTCGTGCTGTCTGACCGCGCACCCTTCAAGGCCCCTTCACCTTTCGCTGAGCTAGTCCTCCCACCGACCGTCGTTCAGCCCTAA
- the LOC101984850 gene encoding protein SCO2 homolog, mitochondrial, producing the protein MVLQALGPKAWSRLSQFKPRVLLRIPGSETLYVKSRHWSGQGQPKGPGLRTRLLITAVFGAGLGWAWLAARAEKEKRHQQQRTEALRQAAVGQGDFSLLDHKGQPRCKADFRGQWVLMYFGFTHCPDICPDELEKLVQVVQKLEAEPDLPLVQPVFITVDPERDDVAAMARYVKDFHPRLLGLTGSKEQVAQASRNYRVYYSAGPKDEDQDYIVDHSIAIYLLNPDGLFTDYYGRSRSAEQIVDSVRRHIAAFQSILP; encoded by the coding sequence ATGGTGCTACAGGCTCTAGGGCCCAAAGCCTGGTCCAGGCTCTCTCAGTTCAAACCTCGAGTCCTTCTCCGGATCCCAGGAAGCGAAACTCTGTATGTAAAGTCCCGACACTGGTCAGGGCAGGGCCAACCCAAAGGCCCTGGGCTAAGAACCAGGCTGCTGATCACTGCTGTGTttggagctgggctgggctgggcctggCTGGCAGCAAGagctgagaaggaaaagaggcaCCAACAGCAACGGACAGAGGCCCTGCGCCAGGCTGCTGTGGGCCAGGGTGACTTCAGCCTACTAGACCACAAAGGCCAGCCGCGATGTAAAGCCGACTTTCGAGGCCAGTGGGTACTGATGTACTTTGGCTTCACTCACTGCCCTGATATCTGCCCTGATGAGCTGGAAAAACTGGTCCAAGTGGTccagaagctggaggcagagccTGACCTGCCCCTGGTGCAGCCTGTCTTCATCACTGTGGACCCAGAACGGGATGATGTGGCAGCCATGGCCCGGTATGTGAAGGACTTCCACCCAAGACTGCTGGGTCTGACTGGTTCGAAAGAACAAGTGGCCCAAGCTAGTCGCAACTACCGTGTATACTACAGTGCTGGTCCCAAGGATGAGGACCAGGACTATATTGTGGACCACTCCATTGCTATTTACTTGCTCAACCCAGACGGTCTTTTCACGGACTACTATGGTCGAAGCCGGTCAGCAGAGCAGATTGTAGACAGTGTACGTCGGCACATAGCTGCCTTCCAAAGCATCCTGCCCTAA
- the Odf3b gene encoding outer dense fiber protein 3B isoform X1 produces the protein MGYVFGLAVGRAGSRVELGKRVSSEFCPQVLQALSSPACAMGSEVWVGTWRPHRPRGPIAALHRGPGPKYKLPPNTGYILHDPSRPRAPAFTFGSRLPLQHTTCGPGPSHLVPARMTVRGTDGTPAFSIYGRLRHTAPVLTPGPGRYFPERAGNATYPSAPRHTMASRNWGILSKQQTPGPASYTVPSLLGPRVIGKVSAPTYSIYGRSAVGSCFEDLSKTPGPCAYHVVNPGVYKTRAPQFTMLARTSPPQESTPKPGPATYSVEEHRKPRGWSFGIRHSDYLAPMIPYHVED, from the exons ATGGGATACGTGTTCGGCCTTGCCGTCGGTCGTGCTGGCTCCCGAGTGGAGCTAGGGAAGCGCGTCTCCTCCGAATTCTGTCCACAGGTGCTGCAAGCCCTGAGCAGCCCCGCCTGCGCCATGGGCTCAGAGGTCTGGGTCGGCACTTGGCGGCCCCATCGGCCCCGCGGCCCCATCGCGGCACTCCACAGAGGCCCAGGGCCCAAATACAAGCTGCCACCGAACACCG GTTACATCCTGCACGACCCATCTCGGCCGCGCGCGCCCGCCTTCACCTTCGGCTCGCGCCTGCCCTTGCAGCACACAACCTGCGGGCCGGGACCGAGCCACCTGGTGCCCGCCCGCATGACCGTGCGCGGAACCGATGGCACCCCAGCCTTCTCCATCTATGGTCGCTTACGCCACACTGCGCCTGTCCTCACTCCGGGACCGG GTAGATACTTCCCAGAACGCGCGGGAAACGCAACGTACCCCAGTGCTCCCCGGCATACCATGGCTTCCAGAAACTGGGGCATCCTCTCGAAGCAGCAAACCCCAG GCCCTGCGTCCTACACTGTGCCTTCGCTCTTGGGTCCTCGTGTCATAGGCAAAGTCTCAGCCCCAACCTACTCCATCTATGGCCGCAGCGCTGTGGGCAGCTGCTTCGAGGACCTCAGCAAG ACCCCAGGCCCCTGTGCCTACCACGTTGTGAACCCGGGGGTCTACAAGACTCGAGCCCCGCAGTTCACGATGCTGGCACGGACTTCGCCACCCCAGGAAAGCACTCCGAAGCCAGGACCCGCAACCTACAGCGTGGAAGAG CACCGGAAGCCTCGTGGCTGGAGCTTCGGGATCAGGCACTCAGACTACCTGGCCCCCATGATACCGTACCACGTGGAAGACTGA